A segment of the Micromonospora sediminicola genome:
CTCGACCGACTTGCCCGGCTCCAGGTCCTTGTAGACCTCGAAGAAGTGCTGGATCTCCAGGCGGTCGAACTCGCCCAGGTGGTGGATGTCCCGCAGGTGCTCCTGGCGCGGGTCCTCGTAGGGGACGCAGAGGACCTTGTCGTCGCCGCCCTTCTCGTCGGTCATCCGGAACATGCCGATGGTGCGGCAGCGGATCAGGCAGCCGGGGAAGGTCGGCTCGGGCACCAGCACCAGCGCGTCCAGCGGGTCGCCGTCCTCGCCCAGGGTGCCCTCGATGAAGCCGTAGTCGGCCGGGTACTGCGTGGAGGTGAAGAGGGTGCGGTCCAGCCGGATCCGGCCGGTCGCGTGGTCCACCTCGTACTTGTTGCGGTGACCCTTGGGGATCTCAACCGTGACGTCGAAATCCATTTCCCACGCTCCCTCGTTTGCCCACGCTGGCTAACGGAAACCAGCGGCTCGCCGCCCGCACGGGTGAACGCCCCCCGCCGGCTCCGGCCGCCGCATAGTGTTCGGACCGAAGTAGTGTCACCCAAGGTGATTTCGAGCGGGGAGGAGGGGGCCGTGGGGAGGGAAGATTCACACTACCGCCCCGAGGGGGTTGACGGGCGACGGTCCGTCGGATCCGGTTCCGGTGGAGCCACCGGGCGGGTGTCCGTCCCCGGCG
Coding sequences within it:
- a CDS encoding inorganic diphosphatase, producing the protein MDFDVTVEIPKGHRNKYEVDHATGRIRLDRTLFTSTQYPADYGFIEGTLGEDGDPLDALVLVPEPTFPGCLIRCRTIGMFRMTDEKGGDDKVLCVPYEDPRQEHLRDIHHLGEFDRLEIQHFFEVYKDLEPGKSVEGATWVGRVEAEAEIAASYRRAKEAEERGETLH